One window from the genome of Cyclobacterium amurskyense encodes:
- a CDS encoding cystathionine beta-synthase → MIYNSIIETIGNTPLVRLNKLNKGIEGEVLVKVEYFNPGNSMKDRMAVKMLEDAENEGLIKPGGTIIEGTSGNTGMGLALAAIAKGYKCIFTMADKQSKEKIDILRAVGAEVIVCPTNVSPEDPRSYYAVAKKLNEDIPNSFYPNQYDNQSNWKAHYETTGPEVWRDTEGKITHFAAGVGTGGSMSGTAKYLKEQSEKVVSVGIDTYGSVFKKYKETGEFDENEVYPYLTEGIGEDILPKNVNFSVIDHFIKVTDKDAAVMTRRLAREEGLFVGWSCGSAVHGALEYAKENLKKGDVMVILLPDHGTRYLGKVYNDDWMRNHGFLEDKAFGTARDIVNLRTEGYQLVVVNKNDKIKDAIAIMNDKSVSQIPVMEEGQVVGSLTDNKLLLKIIENPALKDAKVEEVMEDSMKFVALDSTLDVLSSMVEREKAVLVRDEKHRVHIITKHDILAAITK, encoded by the coding sequence ATGATATACAATTCAATTATTGAAACGATAGGAAATACCCCTTTAGTCAGGTTGAATAAACTAAATAAAGGTATAGAAGGAGAAGTATTAGTGAAAGTAGAATACTTCAATCCAGGCAATTCCATGAAGGATAGAATGGCAGTAAAAATGTTGGAGGATGCCGAAAATGAAGGGCTTATAAAACCTGGAGGAACCATTATTGAAGGAACAAGTGGGAATACCGGGATGGGACTTGCCCTTGCGGCAATTGCCAAAGGATACAAGTGTATCTTTACCATGGCTGACAAACAGTCAAAGGAAAAGATTGATATTTTAAGAGCAGTAGGAGCAGAAGTTATTGTTTGTCCTACCAATGTGTCTCCAGAGGACCCAAGGTCTTATTATGCGGTGGCCAAGAAATTAAATGAGGACATACCCAATTCCTTCTATCCCAACCAGTACGATAACCAGTCCAACTGGAAAGCTCACTATGAAACTACCGGCCCTGAAGTGTGGAGGGATACTGAAGGAAAGATAACACATTTTGCTGCAGGAGTAGGTACGGGAGGTTCTATGTCCGGCACGGCCAAATACTTAAAAGAGCAATCTGAGAAAGTGGTTTCAGTAGGTATAGATACCTATGGATCAGTTTTTAAAAAATACAAAGAGACTGGAGAGTTTGACGAAAATGAGGTTTATCCCTACCTGACTGAAGGAATAGGAGAAGATATCTTGCCAAAAAATGTAAATTTTTCTGTTATTGATCATTTTATAAAGGTCACGGATAAGGATGCTGCCGTGATGACCCGCCGACTTGCTAGAGAAGAAGGTTTATTCGTGGGTTGGTCTTGCGGTTCAGCTGTTCATGGGGCACTTGAATATGCTAAAGAGAATCTTAAGAAAGGTGATGTAATGGTGATTTTGCTACCTGATCACGGTACCCGTTATTTAGGCAAAGTTTACAATGATGATTGGATGAGAAATCATGGGTTTTTGGAAGACAAAGCCTTTGGAACTGCTAGAGATATTGTGAATTTAAGAACGGAAGGATATCAATTGGTGGTTGTAAATAAGAATGATAAAATCAAGGATGCGATTGCCATTATGAATGACAAGAGCGTTTCTCAGATTCCTGTAATGGAGGAGGGGCAAGTGGTAGGCAGTCTTACAGACAATAAGCTTTTGTTGAAAATAATTGAAAATCCAGCATTAAAAGACGCAAAAGTAGAAGAGGTGATGGAAGATTCTATGAAATTTGTAGCCCTAGATAGTACATTGGATGTTCTCTCATCTATGGTAGAAAGAGAAAAGGCGGTTTTGGTAAGGGACGAAAAGCACCGCGTTCATATCATTACTAAACATGATATTTTGGCTGCTATCACCAAGTAA
- a CDS encoding DUF2189 domain-containing protein — MDKKHLDRIVEGNFDFDIVEALKEGWETYRKVTIYSISFTLLILSLQFLFMYYAEDYIFVFSFFLAGPLFAGFYLVANKVSLNETVIYPDFFKGFRYYLPVVLVWIVGQVITVLGVFALILPGIYLMVAYMFGVLITLFSGLDFWQSLEYSRKIIHKKWGKFFVFGLALALMNLIGALAFGVGLVITIPVTYYAIYHVFEGLSQGLPIEEE; from the coding sequence ATGGACAAAAAACATTTAGATCGGATCGTTGAAGGAAATTTTGATTTTGACATTGTAGAAGCGCTAAAAGAAGGATGGGAAACCTATCGCAAGGTGACTATATATTCCATCTCTTTTACCCTTTTAATTCTTTCGCTCCAGTTCTTGTTTATGTACTATGCGGAAGATTATATCTTTGTATTCTCATTTTTTCTGGCAGGGCCACTTTTTGCAGGCTTCTATTTAGTGGCAAATAAAGTCAGCCTAAATGAAACAGTTATTTACCCCGATTTTTTCAAGGGGTTCAGGTATTACCTACCAGTAGTTTTGGTTTGGATAGTGGGGCAAGTTATTACCGTATTGGGGGTTTTTGCTCTGATCTTACCAGGGATTTACCTGATGGTAGCCTATATGTTTGGTGTTTTGATTACTTTGTTTTCTGGGTTGGATTTCTGGCAATCGTTGGAATACAGTAGAAAAATCATTCATAAAAAGTGGGGCAAATTTTTCGTATTCGGATTGGCCTTAGCTCTGATGAATTTAATTGGGGCATTGGCCTTTGGTGTAGGCTTAGTGATCACTATTCCTGTTACTTATTATGCTATTTACCATGTTTTTGAAGGATTGAGTCAAGGTCTGCCTATTGAAGAGGAGTGA
- a CDS encoding ATP-binding protein, which translates to MRFNARIMVILGFFLSICLIVGVGAVTYFSVTKLLKSVESLSVPNEKLRNLNQLLADIYQLDKSRSVFVEEDTAHNFDYYNQIQNEIKKLEAIVTDSSELKKVRGISYSVNELMVVYKGLEDVKKSLYNRNFSNEALYNIERKIKRKEELSRLQNLGKIRIGIDPSARRDQGASSEKTPAGRSKDVVAAGTLAGDGKEDMDKIRGTLRQNLNRINPVDDDVPISSDSIIYTVRQMVSDINNEEQYLRSRLSELEQELNEKNRTLIMNIQGIVTSLQNESLLKSNAENDSAYELTYKLSILLGIIIAVGVVGSSGFIFSIVREIKKSEVYQEKLAEAKRRSDNLAKTKQDFLASMSHEIRNPLHVIQGYNEALLKSNLKEEQTEYVRMIQFASGTLIGIVNDILDFSKLEAGKIKLEKRIIDPESFFKDIHSFFKQKALDNGLSLEFSVLLPKNKFLLGDDLRINQIMNNLLSNAVKFTEEGKVSVKVSVDEMSNLLVDVEDTGMGMDEKLQSNLFKEFNQGDGTISRKYGGTGLGLAIVKKLVDLQGGQIGVESTPGVGTKVSLSIPTTLLDKKEESPMLTTVPERMEGLKVLLVDDDEMGLKFATLLLNSLGAEVISYIGGVEFMKEFEEDDFDLILLDIQMPEVDGYQVFNEIRSREKYKEVPILAMTANVFTQDRESMMKEGFDGLLLKPFNETDLVKKILEFVKPAQEEVLDIEPAKLSPYVEPTEGSTDRGDYDLEDIRRFCMGDETLFKEVIEGFYTQTGLDLIRINKACDKKDYKKVQAIAHQLSSRLGQLKFKYRNLAIAIENDLKRGNTSNVQEKVWELTEKINTLLEDLATQFGYAMAD; encoded by the coding sequence ATGAGATTCAATGCAAGGATAATGGTAATTCTCGGTTTCTTTCTAAGTATTTGCCTGATTGTGGGTGTAGGAGCTGTTACTTACTTTAGTGTTACAAAATTATTGAAATCGGTAGAGTCTTTGTCTGTCCCCAATGAGAAATTAAGAAACCTTAATCAGCTTTTGGCAGATATTTATCAACTTGATAAATCCAGAAGTGTATTTGTAGAAGAAGACACTGCTCATAACTTTGATTATTATAACCAGATTCAAAATGAAATAAAAAAGCTGGAAGCAATTGTTACCGACTCTTCAGAATTGAAAAAGGTAAGAGGTATCAGCTACAGTGTCAATGAATTAATGGTGGTTTATAAAGGTCTGGAGGATGTGAAGAAGAGTCTCTACAATAGGAATTTCAGCAATGAAGCACTTTATAATATTGAAAGGAAAATAAAGCGAAAAGAAGAGTTAAGCAGATTACAGAATTTAGGAAAAATAAGAATTGGTATAGATCCTTCAGCTCGTAGGGATCAAGGCGCTTCCTCTGAAAAAACACCTGCCGGCAGAAGTAAAGACGTAGTTGCTGCAGGAACCTTGGCTGGAGACGGGAAGGAGGACATGGATAAAATCAGGGGTACTTTAAGACAGAATCTCAACCGTATAAATCCAGTGGATGACGATGTTCCGATAAGCTCAGACTCTATTATTTATACCGTTAGACAGATGGTGTCGGATATCAATAATGAAGAGCAATACCTTCGATCCAGACTCAGTGAACTGGAACAAGAGCTAAATGAAAAAAACAGAACCCTGATAATGAATATTCAGGGAATAGTCACCTCACTCCAAAACGAATCGCTATTAAAATCAAATGCAGAAAACGATTCTGCTTATGAATTAACCTATAAGCTCTCCATATTATTGGGCATTATAATAGCCGTTGGAGTGGTGGGTTCATCAGGTTTTATTTTTAGTATCGTAAGAGAAATAAAGAAATCAGAAGTTTATCAGGAGAAACTTGCCGAAGCTAAAAGGCGTTCTGATAACCTTGCAAAAACGAAACAGGACTTTTTGGCTAGCATGAGCCATGAAATCAGAAATCCACTCCATGTGATTCAAGGATACAATGAGGCACTGCTCAAGAGCAACTTGAAGGAAGAACAAACGGAGTATGTGAGAATGATCCAATTTGCTTCGGGTACTTTAATAGGAATAGTCAATGACATTCTTGATTTTTCTAAGCTTGAAGCTGGGAAAATTAAACTTGAAAAAAGGATTATAGATCCAGAATCATTTTTTAAAGACATTCATTCTTTTTTCAAACAGAAGGCATTGGACAATGGTCTTTCACTTGAATTTTCAGTCTTGCTTCCTAAAAACAAATTTTTGCTTGGAGATGACCTGAGGATTAATCAGATAATGAATAATTTATTGTCCAATGCAGTAAAGTTTACAGAGGAAGGGAAAGTTTCTGTGAAAGTGTCTGTAGATGAAATGAGCAACCTTTTGGTTGATGTGGAGGATACAGGTATGGGGATGGATGAAAAACTACAATCCAATCTTTTTAAAGAGTTTAACCAAGGCGACGGAACCATATCAAGAAAATATGGAGGTACCGGGCTAGGATTGGCTATTGTGAAAAAGCTTGTAGACCTTCAAGGAGGACAAATAGGTGTGGAGAGCACACCTGGAGTAGGGACAAAAGTATCCCTTTCAATTCCTACCACATTGCTGGATAAAAAGGAAGAAAGCCCTATGCTGACAACCGTGCCTGAAAGAATGGAAGGATTAAAAGTACTTCTTGTGGATGATGATGAAATGGGTTTAAAGTTTGCCACCCTATTGCTCAATTCTTTAGGGGCAGAGGTGATTTCTTATATAGGAGGGGTGGAATTTATGAAGGAATTTGAAGAGGATGATTTTGACCTGATTCTTTTGGATATTCAAATGCCTGAAGTGGATGGATATCAGGTATTTAATGAAATAAGGAGTAGGGAAAAATACAAAGAAGTACCCATACTGGCCATGACAGCCAATGTTTTTACCCAAGATAGGGAGAGTATGATGAAAGAAGGTTTCGATGGCTTGCTATTAAAACCTTTTAATGAGACCGATCTAGTAAAGAAGATCCTCGAGTTTGTCAAACCCGCTCAAGAAGAAGTATTGGATATTGAGCCGGCTAAGTTAAGCCCTTATGTTGAACCTACTGAAGGAAGTACTGATAGGGGAGATTATGACCTAGAGGACATAAGACGTTTCTGCATGGGAGATGAAACATTGTTTAAAGAGGTGATTGAAGGGTTTTATACCCAAACAGGTTTAGATTTAATTAGGATAAACAAAGCCTGTGACAAAAAGGATTACAAAAAAGTTCAAGCCATTGCTCACCAACTATCAAGTCGACTGGGGCAGTTGAAATTTAAATATAGAAACCTTGCAATAGCAATTGAAAATGACTTGAAAAGGGGCAATACCAGTAATGTTCAGGAAAAAGTATGGGAGTTGACAGAAAAAATCAACACTCTTTTGGAGGATCTGGCAACTCAGTTTGGATATGCTATGGCCGATTAG
- a CDS encoding sigma-54-dependent transcriptional regulator: MAKILLIEDDLTYSKIISKFLEKNGYEVISSAKVADGLSYYEKHQVDLIITDYRLPDGTGMEVLDKVLYDRPELPVILITNYSDIRTAVKSMKMGAFEYITKPIHPDELLLTVQQALKNEKSPRPAQQASKSLPKGDKLSELDYQIGKSKEALQIEEHIGLVAPTDLSIIVLGESGTGKEYISKRIHQKSKRANGPFVAVDCGALSKDLAGSELFGHVKGAFTGAIDHKTGHFENANGGTIFLDEIGNLSYEIQIKLLRAIQERKIRKIGANKDISVDVRIITATNEDLQDLAKQGLFREDLFHRLNEFSIRAQPLRERLEDLMFFSKLFMEKSNINLDRNVEGFSSEVEKIFREYHWPGNLRELRNIIRRAVLLTGDGLIQTKVIPSELLDFEPFQPIDINSAKDLKSSFEDQEKALIIKTLEEMRFNKSKTAKVLNMDRKTLYNKLEKYGLD, from the coding sequence ATGGCGAAAATTCTTTTAATTGAGGATGACCTTACCTACTCTAAAATCATAAGTAAGTTTTTAGAGAAGAATGGATACGAGGTGATCAGTAGTGCAAAAGTAGCTGACGGACTTAGTTATTATGAAAAGCATCAAGTTGATTTAATCATCACAGACTACAGATTACCTGATGGGACAGGTATGGAAGTTTTGGATAAAGTATTGTATGATCGTCCTGAATTGCCTGTAATTTTGATTACAAATTATTCAGACATTAGAACAGCCGTAAAATCCATGAAAATGGGGGCTTTTGAATACATTACCAAACCAATCCACCCTGACGAACTTCTACTTACTGTGCAGCAGGCTTTAAAAAACGAAAAAAGTCCAAGGCCTGCTCAACAAGCTAGTAAATCCCTTCCTAAAGGGGATAAGCTTTCCGAATTGGATTACCAAATCGGGAAAAGTAAAGAAGCCCTGCAAATCGAAGAACACATCGGACTGGTGGCCCCTACTGACCTAAGTATTATAGTACTAGGCGAAAGCGGTACAGGTAAAGAATACATTTCTAAACGAATTCATCAAAAGTCAAAAAGAGCCAATGGGCCCTTTGTTGCTGTAGATTGTGGCGCATTATCCAAAGACCTTGCTGGCAGTGAACTCTTTGGTCATGTAAAAGGTGCCTTTACCGGTGCCATAGACCATAAAACAGGTCATTTCGAAAATGCCAATGGCGGAACAATATTTCTGGACGAAATAGGAAATTTAAGCTACGAGATTCAAATCAAGCTTCTGAGAGCTATTCAAGAGCGGAAAATCAGAAAAATTGGTGCCAATAAGGACATTTCAGTAGATGTACGAATCATCACTGCTACCAATGAAGATCTTCAAGACTTGGCCAAGCAAGGTTTATTTAGAGAAGACCTTTTTCACAGATTAAATGAATTCAGTATTCGTGCTCAACCTTTAAGAGAAAGGTTAGAAGACCTGATGTTTTTTTCTAAATTATTCATGGAAAAAAGCAATATAAACCTAGACAGGAATGTCGAGGGCTTTAGTTCTGAAGTAGAAAAAATATTCAGAGAATACCATTGGCCGGGGAATCTCCGTGAACTTAGAAACATCATAAGAAGAGCGGTTTTGCTAACTGGTGATGGCCTTATTCAAACAAAGGTAATCCCATCGGAACTTCTGGACTTTGAGCCCTTTCAGCCCATCGACATCAATTCAGCTAAGGACCTGAAAAGTTCATTTGAAGACCAAGAGAAAGCCCTTATAATTAAAACGCTCGAAGAAATGCGCTTTAATAAGTCCAAAACGGCCAAAGTTTTGAACATGGACCGAAAAACTCTTTACAACAAACTTGAAAAGTATGGATTGGACTAA
- the murI gene encoding glutamate racemase, whose translation MAIDAQSPIGIFDSGIGGLTVAREVKKLLPNEQIVYFGDTAHLPYGDKSTAAIQAYSVKIADVLIKEKCKLILIACNSASAAAFDLVKAYVASKALVVNVIDPVVSFLGKHHNGETVGLIGTKQTVTSGVYLQKVNNLGVGIQMKSLATPLLAPMIEEGFHLQNISKDIIASYLGQTELKEIQTLVLGCTHYPLIKNQILEFFNGKIELIDASETVARSVADLLKFNGLLAEKKTTEKDKFLVSDYTVSFEETTKLFFGKQIKLQKYPLWE comes from the coding sequence ATGGCCATCGACGCACAATCTCCCATTGGGATTTTTGACAGTGGAATAGGAGGGTTAACAGTAGCCAGGGAGGTGAAGAAATTACTACCAAATGAGCAAATTGTTTATTTCGGTGATACCGCTCATTTGCCTTATGGGGATAAAAGTACGGCAGCGATCCAGGCTTATTCGGTAAAAATTGCAGATGTCTTGATCAAAGAAAAATGCAAGCTGATTCTAATCGCTTGTAATTCTGCTTCTGCGGCTGCATTTGATCTAGTGAAAGCCTATGTGGCTTCCAAGGCGCTTGTTGTAAATGTGATTGACCCCGTAGTTAGTTTTCTAGGCAAGCACCATAATGGAGAAACGGTGGGATTGATAGGCACTAAGCAGACGGTGACTTCAGGAGTCTATTTGCAAAAAGTCAATAATTTAGGTGTAGGCATACAGATGAAATCCTTAGCCACTCCCTTACTAGCTCCCATGATTGAAGAGGGCTTTCACTTGCAAAATATTAGTAAGGACATTATTGCCTCTTATTTGGGACAGACAGAATTAAAAGAAATCCAGACTTTGGTGTTGGGTTGTACCCATTATCCTTTGATAAAAAATCAAATTCTAGAATTTTTTAATGGAAAGATTGAACTTATTGATGCTTCAGAAACGGTGGCCAGATCAGTGGCCGACCTACTAAAGTTTAATGGACTTTTGGCTGAGAAAAAAACCACCGAGAAAGATAAATTTTTAGTCTCTGATTACACGGTTTCTTTTGAAGAAACGACCAAGCTTTTCTTTGGTAAACAGATTAAACTTCAGAAATATCCTTTGTGGGAATAG
- a CDS encoding amidophosphoribosyltransferase produces the protein MSDKIKHECGIAMIRLRKPLQYYIDKYNTPFYAANRLYVLMQKQINRGQDGAGLANIKINTPPGTRYISRYRSVESEAVTKIFQKINKKYKKSKKLGTEEDLMNADWIKENTAFSGEVWLGHLRYGTHGQNSIETCHPFLKQNNWRSRNLVMAGNFNMTNVEELFDILVNLGQHPKEKTDTVTVMEKIGHFLDEENQRIFDKYKENFSNEEVTEVIEQELDVARILRRSCRDFDGGYAMAGLIGNGAGFVVRDPIGIRPAYYYADDEIVVVASEKPPIKTAFDIDYKQIKEIQPGNALIFNKDGSYGEYEIIPPKEKKSCSFERIYFSRGTDPDIYKERKNLGRALVPQILKSIDFDLKNTVFSYIPNTAETAYYGMIEGLEDYLSAKRKEILIEGKPHLDDLEELLNFRPRVEKLVSKDVKLRTFITNDSDRDVMVSNVYDTTYEVIRSGVDTIVLIDDSIVRGTTIEKSVLTTLDKLKPKRIIIVSSAPQIRFPDCYGIDMSRMKDFIAFRAAVSLINDNGGMDNLLDRVYKKCVEEPTGKENFVKEIYEPFTDQEISDKIASIVTSESIEAEVHVIYQTVQNLHLSCPAHTGDWYFTGDFPTDGGIRVVKKAFVNYMEGKETRAY, from the coding sequence ATGAGTGATAAGATCAAACACGAATGTGGGATTGCCATGATTCGGCTTAGAAAACCATTACAATATTATATTGATAAATATAATACGCCGTTTTATGCTGCCAACAGATTATATGTATTGATGCAAAAACAGATCAACCGAGGTCAAGATGGTGCTGGGTTGGCAAATATTAAAATCAATACCCCTCCAGGTACAAGATATATTAGCAGATATAGGTCAGTAGAATCTGAGGCTGTTACTAAGATTTTCCAAAAGATCAATAAAAAATATAAAAAGTCTAAGAAGTTAGGTACTGAAGAGGATTTGATGAATGCTGACTGGATAAAAGAGAACACTGCTTTTTCTGGTGAGGTCTGGCTTGGTCACCTTAGGTATGGCACGCATGGGCAAAACAGCATCGAAACTTGTCATCCATTTTTAAAACAGAACAATTGGCGGAGTAGGAACTTGGTGATGGCTGGCAATTTCAACATGACCAATGTGGAGGAATTGTTTGATATTCTGGTCAATTTAGGTCAACATCCAAAGGAGAAGACGGATACAGTAACCGTAATGGAGAAAATTGGCCACTTTCTCGACGAAGAAAACCAAAGAATTTTCGATAAGTATAAAGAGAATTTTTCAAACGAAGAAGTCACTGAAGTAATAGAGCAAGAGCTTGATGTAGCGAGGATTTTAAGAAGAAGTTGCAGAGATTTTGATGGAGGCTATGCAATGGCCGGATTAATTGGGAATGGGGCAGGCTTTGTTGTGAGAGATCCAATAGGCATACGACCAGCTTACTATTACGCAGATGATGAGATAGTAGTAGTGGCCTCTGAAAAACCACCTATTAAAACAGCATTCGATATTGATTACAAGCAAATAAAAGAGATTCAGCCCGGTAATGCTTTGATTTTTAACAAGGATGGCTCTTATGGGGAATACGAAATCATTCCTCCAAAGGAGAAAAAATCTTGTAGTTTTGAAAGAATTTATTTTTCCAGGGGTACTGACCCTGATATTTACAAGGAGAGAAAAAATCTCGGAAGGGCTTTGGTCCCTCAAATACTGAAGTCCATTGATTTTGACCTTAAGAACACCGTATTTTCTTATATCCCTAATACAGCTGAAACAGCTTATTATGGAATGATTGAGGGGTTGGAAGATTACTTAAGTGCCAAGCGTAAGGAAATTTTAATTGAAGGGAAACCTCATCTTGATGATTTAGAGGAGTTGCTTAATTTTAGGCCTCGAGTAGAGAAATTGGTTTCCAAAGATGTAAAATTAAGGACCTTTATCACCAATGATTCAGACAGAGATGTAATGGTGTCCAATGTTTATGATACCACCTATGAGGTGATTCGTTCAGGAGTAGACACCATAGTGCTTATTGATGACAGTATTGTAAGAGGTACTACCATTGAAAAAAGTGTGCTTACCACCTTAGATAAACTAAAACCTAAGCGTATAATTATTGTTTCTTCTGCTCCTCAGATTCGATTCCCGGATTGTTATGGGATAGATATGTCGCGGATGAAAGACTTTATAGCATTCAGAGCCGCTGTCTCTTTAATTAATGACAATGGAGGAATGGACAATCTTTTAGACAGAGTCTACAAGAAGTGCGTGGAGGAACCCACTGGTAAGGAGAACTTTGTAAAAGAGATTTATGAGCCTTTCACTGATCAGGAGATTTCTGATAAAATTGCTTCCATCGTCACCTCGGAAAGCATAGAGGCTGAAGTACACGTAATCTATCAGACTGTCCAAAATTTACATTTATCCTGCCCTGCACATACCGGAGATTGGTATTTTACGGGAGATTTTCCAACTGATGGAGGAATTCGTGTAGTAAAAAAAGCTTTTGTGAATTATATGGAAGGCAAAGAAACAAGAGCTTATTAA
- a CDS encoding M42 family metallopeptidase encodes MIDVALLKEICELPGAPGFEKKIRDFIVDKAKGLVDEISVDNIGNVIAIKRGLRNPENKRVMVAAHMDEIGFIVTHIDENGFLRFHTLGGFDPKTLTAQRVIVHGKNKDVIGVMGTKPIHVMTADEKNKLPKIADYFIDLGMGKEEVEKWIQVGDPITRERELVEMGDCVNCKSIDNRIAVFILLETLKELKTPAYDVYATFTVQEEVGIRGAQVSAHHIDPDFGIALDTTIAFDLPGAAAHEKITELGKGTAIKIMDASAICDYRMVSFMKATATKNNIAFQTEILTAGGTDTAGVQRMGKKGAIAGAISIPTRHLHQVIEMANKKDVQASIQLLKASLEEIDSFDWSH; translated from the coding sequence ATGATTGATGTTGCTTTATTAAAAGAAATTTGTGAATTGCCAGGGGCGCCAGGTTTCGAAAAAAAAATAAGAGATTTTATCGTAGATAAGGCCAAAGGGTTGGTAGATGAAATATCTGTAGACAATATCGGGAATGTAATTGCCATAAAAAGAGGGCTTAGAAATCCGGAAAATAAACGAGTGATGGTTGCCGCTCATATGGATGAAATAGGGTTTATTGTTACCCATATTGATGAAAATGGCTTTTTAAGGTTTCATACTTTAGGAGGATTTGATCCAAAGACCTTAACCGCCCAACGTGTCATTGTTCATGGCAAAAATAAAGATGTCATAGGAGTGATGGGAACCAAACCCATTCATGTGATGACAGCAGATGAAAAAAACAAGCTTCCTAAAATAGCTGATTATTTCATTGACTTGGGCATGGGAAAGGAAGAAGTTGAGAAGTGGATTCAGGTAGGTGATCCAATTACTCGTGAAAGGGAGTTGGTAGAAATGGGAGACTGCGTCAACTGTAAATCAATTGACAACAGAATTGCGGTTTTTATACTTCTAGAAACCTTAAAGGAATTAAAAACTCCTGCCTATGATGTATACGCCACCTTTACAGTGCAAGAAGAAGTAGGGATTAGAGGAGCCCAGGTCTCTGCACACCATATTGATCCTGATTTTGGAATAGCCCTGGATACTACCATTGCTTTTGATTTGCCGGGAGCAGCCGCTCATGAGAAAATCACAGAACTTGGGAAAGGTACTGCTATCAAAATTATGGATGCTTCTGCCATTTGTGATTACCGAATGGTGTCATTTATGAAAGCAACAGCCACTAAAAACAATATAGCATTTCAAACTGAAATATTAACTGCCGGAGGAACGGATACTGCTGGTGTACAAAGGATGGGTAAAAAAGGAGCTATTGCTGGTGCTATTTCCATACCGACCAGACATTTGCATCAAGTAATTGAGATGGCAAATAAGAAAGATGTGCAAGCAAGCATTCAACTTCTTAAAGCAAGTCTGGAAGAGATCGATAGTTTTGATTGGTCACACTGA
- a CDS encoding acyl carrier protein phosphodiesterase: MNFLAHAYLSFDQPKVLVGNFIGDFVRGNLNVQFERDIITGIMLHREIDSYTDKHPLVKEAQKLLKPKFARYSSVITDMYFDYFLAKNWEQYSPVKLEDYTKSVYKLLESERAILPSKFLLPFKYMKEENWLMAYGTMAGIQRSFTGMAYRTTFDSKMELAPKFLQENHAVIESYFERFFEDLIQFSKNKLKQLHKRNG, encoded by the coding sequence ATGAATTTCTTAGCACATGCTTATTTATCTTTTGATCAGCCCAAAGTATTAGTCGGTAATTTTATCGGCGATTTTGTTAGAGGCAATTTAAACGTGCAATTTGAAAGAGATATTATCACCGGAATAATGCTACACAGGGAGATCGATAGCTACACAGACAAACATCCCTTGGTTAAAGAAGCACAAAAACTTTTAAAACCAAAATTTGCAAGGTATTCTTCTGTAATCACAGACATGTATTTCGATTACTTCTTAGCTAAAAACTGGGAGCAATACAGTCCGGTAAAATTGGAAGATTATACAAAGTCGGTGTATAAATTATTGGAATCTGAACGAGCAATCCTTCCGAGCAAATTTCTTTTGCCATTTAAATACATGAAGGAAGAAAACTGGCTTATGGCCTATGGCACCATGGCGGGCATTCAGCGTTCTTTTACCGGAATGGCTTACCGCACTACCTTTGATTCCAAAATGGAATTAGCACCAAAATTTCTTCAGGAAAACCATGCAGTAATTGAATCCTATTTTGAACGTTTTTTCGAGGATTTGATTCAATTTTCAAAGAATAAACTGAAACAATTACACAAGAGAAATGGTTAG